The following proteins come from a genomic window of Nicotiana tomentosiformis chromosome 12, ASM39032v3, whole genome shotgun sequence:
- the LOC104106787 gene encoding uncharacterized protein isoform X1, with the protein MMRRQQDQQSKLLYDLSTMILNILRSPTTAPFEFPDQFPAPARPPMQQISPAGFASLLLGISMALMLCGSVTFFIGFFMMPWILGLVMVLYLAGIVSTLSMIGRAIFCPMPMPPSSQPPRKDVQPYKIL; encoded by the exons ATGATGAGAAGGCAACAGGATCAACAATCTAAGCTTCTGTACGATCTTTCCACAATGATTCTTAACATTCTCCGATCTCCAACGACGGCGCCGTTCGAGTTTCCCGACCAGTTTCCGGCGCCGGCTAGGCCGCCGATGCAGCAGATTAGTCCGGCGGGTTTCGCATCCCTGCTTCTGGGTATTTCTATGGCTTTGATGCTCTGTGGATCTGTGACGTTCTTTATTGGGTTTTTCATGATGCCATGGATTCTTGGGTTGGTGATGGTTTTGTATCTTGCTGGGATTGTTTCTACTTTGTCAATGATTGGACGTGCCATTTTCTGCCCTATGCCTATGCCGCCTTCCTCTCAACCGCCAAGAAAAGATGTTCAAC CCTATAAAATATTGTGA
- the LOC104106787 gene encoding uncharacterized protein isoform X2, whose translation MMRRQQDQQSKLLYDLSTMILNILRSPTTAPFEFPDQFPAPARPPMQQISPAGFASLLLGISMALMLCGSVTFFIGFFMMPWILGLVMVLYLAGIVSTLSMIGRAIFCPMPMPPSSQPPRKDVQLAE comes from the exons ATGATGAGAAGGCAACAGGATCAACAATCTAAGCTTCTGTACGATCTTTCCACAATGATTCTTAACATTCTCCGATCTCCAACGACGGCGCCGTTCGAGTTTCCCGACCAGTTTCCGGCGCCGGCTAGGCCGCCGATGCAGCAGATTAGTCCGGCGGGTTTCGCATCCCTGCTTCTGGGTATTTCTATGGCTTTGATGCTCTGTGGATCTGTGACGTTCTTTATTGGGTTTTTCATGATGCCATGGATTCTTGGGTTGGTGATGGTTTTGTATCTTGCTGGGATTGTTTCTACTTTGTCAATGATTGGACGTGCCATTTTCTGCCCTATGCCTATGCCGCCTTCCTCTCAACCGCCAAGAAAAGATGTTCAAC TAGCAGAGTGA
- the LOC138902769 gene encoding uncharacterized protein, translating into MQQILPIMHATDTESAELASYRLRDVAVNWYETWEQARGPLAPLVGWREFYEAFLQQYLPIELRRGKQDRFLRLEQGNVSVWEYNMQFNSLAKYAPLVVAETSDRVHQFVGGLGPHLINECTTSSLSLNMDITHIQAYEQSLEDQKSQQRAAREHDLA; encoded by the coding sequence ATGCAGCAGATTTTACCAATTATGCATGCCACTGATACTGAGTCCGCGGAGCTTGCCTCATACAGATTGCGGGATGTTGCTGTGAATTGGTATGAAACATGGGAACAAGCTAGAGGACCTCTTGCTCCACTAGTAGGATGGAGGGAGTTTTATGAGGCCTTTCTACAACAGTATTTGCCTATTGAGCTCCGCCGAGGTAAACAAGACAGATTCTTACGTTTGGAGCAGGGTAACGTTAGTGTCTGGGAGTACAACATGCAATTCAACTCCTTGGCCAAGTATGCTCCCTTGGTTGTGGCCGAGACGAGTGATAGGGTACATCAGTTCGTGGGTGGTCTAGGACCACATTTGATCAATGAGTGTACCACTAGTTCTCTGAGTCTGAACATGGACATTACTCATATTCAAGCTTATGAGCAGAGTTTGGAGGATCAAAAAAGTCAACAGCGAGCTGCTCGAGAGCATGATCTGGCCTAA